In the genome of Colletotrichum lupini chromosome 8, complete sequence, one region contains:
- a CDS encoding alcohol dehydrogenase GroES-like domain-containing protein: MESRRKIRSVRLRTELPCLASAAVFSNPATGSPLTFRRVLPILDGGHFHHHLLPLPLFPPARPLHSFHGPSRFHPATSTIEPIHASSSKADAAFFPGKSSNLTMYSYFPMLSQSKNIHSVVIISYLVLDTLEMDISAYLYSSRVENSSLGYRSKLAASQVVGLLGRSSSVLPPTDQVSLVTRISVLHHTPPPIRLPISWNHFRTYIPLALNNIVVAFFFPLQITSTSHPASRPPSFTARGTSRSKLRESQADAPSNARSNSERQEQRQLPALAPGEVQVAVKATGLCGSDLHYYNHFRNGDILVREPLTLGHESSGVVTAVASDVSNLAVGDHVALEVGQPCEACELCAAGRYNICKGMKFRSSAKAFPHAQGTLQELVNHPAKWCHKLPSEVSLEFGALAEPLSVAMHARDRGNLPSNSTVLVFGAGAVGLLCAAVSKADQQRVVIADIQADRVQFALDNGFADAGVVVPAQRPQTIEDKLAYAQSVAELVKKAEIGGAAVGEVNATYECTGVETCMQTAIFSTRPGGKILIIGMGTPIQTLPISAAALREVDFVGVFRYANTYPKAIDLIATKPKGLPALEKLFTHRYKGLSTIKDAFDMAAKVKDESGNLVLKVLVDTSN, translated from the exons ATGGAAAGTAGGAGAAAGATACGTAGCGTCCGCCTTAGGACAGAATTGCCGTGTTTGGCCTCCGCGGCCGTTTTCTCCAACCCCGCGACGGGATCCCCTCTGACTTTTCGGCGTGTATTGCCCATATTGGATGGGGGTCACTTTCACCACCACTT ATTGCCCCTCCCCCTCTTTCCACCCGCGCGCCCCCTCCACTCGTTCCATGGTCCATCAAGATTTCATCCCGCAACATCCACCATTGAGCCAATCCACGCCTCGTCTTCGAAGGCGGACGCGGCATTCTTTCCGGGAAAAAGCTCAAACTTGACCATGTATTCGTACTTTC CAATGCTTTCTCAAAGCAAGAATATCCATTCCGT TGTCATCATCTCGTACCTGGTACTCGATACACTTG AGATGGATATTTCGGCGTACTTGTACTCGAGCCGAGTCGAGAATTCCTCACTCGGCTATAGATCAAAACTAGCAGCTTCCCAGGTCGTCGGCTTGCTTGGTAGGAGTAGCTCGGTGCTTCCCCCCACCGACCAAGTCTCTCTCGTAACCCGCATTTCCGTTTTGCATCACACGCCTCCGCCGATTCGC CTTCCAATTTCTTGGAATCACTTTCGCACTTACATACCCCTTGCTCTTAACAACATCGTCGTAGCTTTCTTCTTCCCTCTCCAAATCACTTCTACATCTCACCCAGCA TCCAGACCTCCGTCCTTCACGGCGCGAGGGACCTCAAGATC GAAGCTCCGAGAATCCCAGGCAGACGCACCGTCAAACGCAAGATCTAACTCGGAGCGACAGGAACAAAGACAACTCCCCGCCCTCGCGCCAGGCGAAGTCCAAGTCGCCGTAAAGGCCACCGGCCTCTGCGGCTCCGACCTGCACTACTACAACCACTTCCGCAACGGCGACATCCTCGTGCGGGAACCCTTAACCCTCGGTCACGAGTCCAGCGGCGTCGTCACCGCCGTCGCCTCGGACGTCTCTAACCTTGCCGTCGGCGACCACGTCGCCCTCGAGGTCGGCCAGCCCTGCGAGGCCTGCGAACTCTGCGCCGCGGGCCGCTACAACATTTGCAAGGGCATGAAGTTCCGCAGCTCCGCGAAGGCGTTCCCGCATGCCCAGGGCACCCTTCAGGAGCTGGTGAACCACCCGGCAAAGTGGTGTCACAA GCTCCCCTCAGAAGTCTCCCTCGAATTCGGCGCCCTCGCCGAGCCCCTCTCCGTAGCAATGCACGCCCGCGACCGCGGCAACCTCCCCAGCAACTCGACCGTCCTCGTCTTCGGCGCCGGCGCCGTGGGTCTGCTCTGCGCCGCCGTGAGCAAAGCCGACCAGCAGCGCGTCGTCATCGCCGACATCCAGGCGGACCGCGTGCAGTTCGCGCTCGACAACGGCTTCGCCGACGCCGGCGTCGTCGTCCCCGCGCAGCGCCCGCAGACCATCGAGGACAAGCTTGCGTACGCGCAGAGCGTCGCGGAGCTGGTTAAGAAGGCCGAAATTGGAGGGGCGGCGGTGGGCGAGGTGAATGCGACGTATGAGTGTACCGGCGTCGAGACGTGCATGCAGACTGCCATCTTT TCCACACGCCCGGGCGGCAAGATCCTCATCATCGGCATGGGCACCCCGATCCAGACGCTGCCCatctcggcggcggcgctgcGCGAGGTTGATTTCGTCGGCGTGTTCCGGTACGCCAACACGTACCCCAAGGCCATCGACCTCATCGCCACGAAACCAAAGGGCCTGCCCGCGCTCGAGAAGCTGTTTACGCACCGGTACAAGGGGTTGAGCACCATCAAGGACGCGTTTGACATGGCGGCCAAAGTTAAGGACGAGAGCGGGAATCTGGTGCTCAAGGTTTTGGTGGATACGTCGAATTAG